A single region of the Brachypodium distachyon strain Bd21 chromosome 3, Brachypodium_distachyon_v3.0, whole genome shotgun sequence genome encodes:
- the LOC100846733 gene encoding uncharacterized protein LOC100846733: protein MFLTHGTSDGAATRKIGRNRNRLFMSTEKKNPTNVQFERQVARLESRQQQSRRVFFTALVPFEVLCELEPSLHAENGNNHPSSEPTSPEDSLGPPSSAQSSPSIIFIHVAAHEDAVRNCAANPLRRLLQERSTASNSMPDSDFLDSTFANTSVDAKHTTRRKSKKKSKKHRQRLRKPTDGYEIKCAESNSSSHSVDMVDSCEGSTLSPKHVGDMEFDDAFSPSSSVKEPSEKAPDSENDNEYTGCSVASVSSASYSDETELSRQTTSCLEVFGQCNGSNRRSLDDTSSSKRMDSSQELGYAGRSGKCSDKIMTSNACGHDPCEITELHSFSDGVDDYWLEKSDCDRGFCSQNGVGVCNGAQAVHLCSNGNRGSDFSVVVSRKRARKEKKMSKWKSFSGEHASADTHSPNEKCTGPSSRLVIKELYTKECSHRQAHVGSIQPQNGVVLKCPIKNFIHEQSNRSPLKHSESGTGQIHFTSPKENSNIKSNGDFDKEQNIDLNKRLPNAVHCRESSSCEMRSHSASEPTTPKSAKGNFTSESGKSSSHAVEDFPMNTRVLQGSPQVNYATGTGSGRPSPDPKSTQTALVVGCGVIPSFEGKHSFGKSCSSEMNLNEMIKVVNDAYEVQIAADVHLSVGCPVTDLETFLYSATPVIGHVPCVKSSNCSQGQLVENPVYQQYKSVISLRNVWEWYEEPGCFGLEVSDLNDHSSKTSHFKDSEFCAYFVPYLSAIQLFGRSKESTDNDFSVQEGDLLEASNTTSLLSSHAVRAKLHKPFEQRNTFFSESAFPAQGHGRLIFEYFETEQPSFRPPLFDKIKELSGLNVSGHPTLGDPEMLQNMKLCDLHPASWYCVAWYPVYRVPHGSFRAAFLTYHSLGKLVPQNFSPDLTGGYTSIVSPVVGLQSYNDKGEQWFELRSPGSMKRSGAEVVKARLTTLKRGAMALARAVIPRGSVESSVNHHPDYEFFLSRST, encoded by the exons ATGTTCTTAACACATGGAACTAGTGATGGTGCTGCGACAAGAAAGATTGGCCGCAACCGCAATCGCTTGTTTATGTCAACAGAGAAGAAGAATCCAACCAACGTCCAGTTC GAGCGCCAGGTAGCTCGTCTTGAATCAAGACAGCAGCAATCGAG gcgGGTTTTCTTCACGGCATTAGTTCCTTTTGAGGTGCTCTGCGAGTTGGAGCCATCCTTGCATGCCGAAAATGGAAATAACCACCCCTCGTCTGAACCTACATCTCCAGAAGATAGCCTTGGCCCGCCATCCTCCGCACAGTCCTCGCCATCAATTATTTTCATTCATGTTGCTGCTCATGAAGATGCTGTCAGAAATTGTGCAGCTAATCCATTAAGGCGGCTTCTGCAAGAGAGATCCACAGCATCCAATAGTATGCCTGACTCAGATTTCTTGGACAGTACTTTTGCCAATACAAGTGTGGATGCAAAGCATACTACAAgaaggaagagcaagaagaaaagcaagaaACACAGGCAACGTCTCAGAAAGCCAACAGATGGATATGAAATTAAATGTGCAGAGAGCAACAGTTCTTCCCATTCTGTTGATATGGTTGATTCTTGTGAAGGTTCGACACTTTCACCGAAGCATGTTGGTGACATGGAGTTTGATGACGCATTTTCTCCCAGTTCTTCGGTGAAAGAACCCTCTGAAAAGGCTCCTGACAGTGAAAATGATAATGAGTACACCGGCTGTTCAGTTGCTTCAGTTTCAAGTGCGTCTTACTCTGATGAGACAGAACTGTCTAGACAAACTACATCATGCCTGGAAGTGTTTGGACAATGTAACGGCAGTAACCGCAGGTCATTGGATGATACTTCAAGTTCCAAACGTATGGATTCATCTCAAGAGCTTGGTTATGCTGGCAGAAGTGGGAAATGCAGTGACAAGATCATGACTAGCAATGCTTGTGGACATGATCCCTGTGAAATCACAGAGCTTCACAGCTTTAGTGATGGAGTTGATGATTATTGGCTAGAGAAGTCTGACTGCGATCGTGGCTTTTGTTCTCAAAATGGTGTTGGTGTGTGCAATGGAGCCCAAGCAGTCCATTTGTGCAGCAATGGTAACAGAGGCAGTGATTTCAGCGTAGTAGTTTCGAGAAAGAGAGctagaaaagagaagaaaatgtcAAAGTGGAAGAGTTTTAGTGGGGAGCATGCTTCTGCTGACACACACAGTCCTAATGAAAAATGCACTGGTCCCTCTTCTAGGCTGGTGATTAAGGAACTCTATACTAAGGAGTGCTCACATAGACAAGCTCATGTTGGTAGCATACAGCCTCAGAATGGAGTTGTGTTAAAATGCCCCATCAAGAATTTCATCCATGAACAGAGTAACAGAAGTCCACTGAAGCACTCCGAATCAGGAACTGGTCAAATTCATTTTACAAGTCCAAAAGAAAACAGCAATATAAAATCAAATGGCGATTTTGATAAAGAGCAGAACATTGATTTAAATAAAAGGCTACCCAACGCTGTGCACTGCAGAGAATCAAGTTCTTGTGAGATGAGATCACATTCTGCTTCTGAACCTACAACCCCCAAGTCTGCAAAGGGCAATTTTACTTCAGAATCTGGTAAATCATCAAGTCATGCTGTAGAAGATTTCCCCATGAATACAAGAGTATTACAAGGTTCACCCCAAGTCAATTATGCTACCGGAACAGGTTCTGGACGACCATCACCTG ATCCTAAGTCCACTCAAACTGCCTTAGTGGTCGGATGTGGTGTAATTCCTTCCTTCGAAGGGAAACACAGTTTCGGAAAGTCTTGCAGCTCTGAAATGAATCTAAATGAGATGATCAAGGTTGTTAATGATGCCTATGAAGTGCAGATTGCTGCAGATGTCCACCTGTCTGTTGGTTGTCCAGTTACTGATCTTGAGACATTTCTATATTCTGCAACTCCAGTCATTGGCCATGTTCCTTGTGTCAAAAGCAGCAACTGTTCGCAGGGTCAATTAGTTGAGAACCCAGTTTATCAGCAATACAAGTCTGTTATTTCCCTGAGAAACGTATGGGAATGGTATGAAGAGCCAGGGTGCTTTGGGTTGGAAGTAAGTGATCTTAATGATCACAGTTCTAAAACATCGCACTTCAAGGATTCAGAGTTCTGTGCATATTTTGTACCTTATCTATCTGCTATTCAGTTGTTTGGCCGGTCTAAGGAGAGTACAGATAATGATTTTAGTGTACAAGAGGGAGATTTATTGGAGGCATCAAATACCACAAGCCTTTTGAGTTCTCATGCTGTGCGTGCGAAGTTGCATAAACCATTTGAGCAAAGGAACACATTCTTCTCAGAATCAGCTTTCCCCGCACAGGGTCATGGAAGGCTCATTTTTGAATACTTTGAAACAGAGCAGCCTTCTTTTCGGCCTCCATTGTTTGACAA AATCAAGGAGCTTAGTGGCCTAAATGTATCTGGCCATCCAACTCTTGGTGACCCAGAAATGCTGCAAAACATGAAATTGTGTGACCTGCATCCAGCTTCCTG GTACTGTGTTGCCTGGTATCCTGTTTATCGTGTACCTCATGGGAGCTTCCGTGCTGCATTCTTGACCTACCATTCACTGGGTAAATTGGTTCCACAAAATTTCTCCCCAGATTTGACCGGTGGATATACCAGTATAGTTTCCCCAGTTGTTGGTCTGCAGAGTTACAATGACAAG GGAGAGCAATGGTTTGAGCTGAGATCTCCAGGTTCAATGAAACGCAGTGGCGCTGAAGTTGTGAAAGCGAGGCTGACCACACTAAAGCGAGGTGCAATGGCATTGGCGAGGGCCGTCATTCCCAGGGGATCCGTAGAATCGTCCGTGAACCACCATCCAGACTATGAGTTCTTCCTGTCTCGGTCTACCTAG
- the LOC106866294 gene encoding uncharacterized protein LOC106866294, protein MNKRNAIFKLLLASHRKLTDKHKALVAEQQSRTGDDAQVSELLKRVAEVQGERTQLVEQHRDEVARLRAQLEAQGEEHKAEVVQLTSALSAQVDEKIRLKGEVQRYKGLLAETETRAAAAEATALVKGFDLCALVLAPGSTH, encoded by the exons ATGAATAAGCGCAATGCGATCTTCAAACTTCTGTTGGCATCACATCGGAAATTGACGGACAAGCACAAGGCTTTGGTGGCCGagcaacaaagcagga CCGGGGACGACGCACAAGTGTCGGAGCTACTGAAACGCGTTGCGGAGGTGCAAG GGGAGAGGACTCAGCTAGTGGAGCAGCACCGAGACGAGGTGGCTCGGCTAAGGGCGCAACTTGAAGCGCAGGGCGAGGAGCATAAGGCCGAGGTAGTCCAACTTACCTCGGCGCTTTCTGCGCAAGTTGACGAGAAGATTCGCCTGAAAGGAGAAGTGCAAAGATATAAAGGTCTTCTCGCCGAAACCGAGACccgagccgccgctgctgaagcgaccgcccttgtaaaagggttcgatctctgtgctttagtgctagcccctggatcgactcactag
- the LOC100835544 gene encoding ENHANCER OF AG-4 protein 2, which translates to MAPAAKRGAKGQKKWTRDPQLGDLVLAKIKGFPAWPAKVSRPEDWDHVPTPRKFFVVFFGTKEIAFVALPDLVPFTEEVKNDLVDRAREKRFPKRHMKSMDEAVVQICKAYDELPKSSGPANGLLPDETLDLIEKATEHLVKLPDDGETPKLGQMEGYSSVGNLNTVVHGSGTEGDMKGGHDRKDSFPTASKRKKPAGKDSDHPKKKKSITSKPAINMRLEQERSPTSLRPEGEAEDQQDGKECHPTEALILDPTVDVICALEVPKKYNSEKQLKNSERNELKRVDVAGMSGMTSPKALTDTVPSNSADKESKGFKKSKMVMKQSLTNKSERRDYDKIMLDKPNKRLSGKSPDAFSSDKKPLPGSVQCKPEGSMDMRLAKKPKLMDKANETVKTGAKNEHKLPVDNEKDKAVKSEKSTSMGAGNSTVPEIVTGDDRKRKSGIVLSPLPRSHSDGLEHAPGSATKLSVLGAAKKGSSMREDGLRGRPLAKPRRRACRFDEDEEEEQRTPPHKTVAKTISTHVAPTEKTGIRRIPSSQVGNVSARMSGLARKENPRSVGMSPVKHEPLYSPSQEKVHIRPQMMGRKSDTSSLDSIAALGNKINLADRKSSGQVRMPASSEVKKMPASSEVKKPQVSSSKVLHQTSGNSHSQSQAALEKDVLLSKPENAKAKPKPSTQVATSVENRLSASLSGERIGKLDHSNEDRSNFDDRADFAEPNPDSVKSMKHLIAAAQARRNLLASAQGNSDGTSADNAVLASTPYGLRGLSPSPVFNTRSASGIVISESDQFQDSICEPGQRVDMEKPAEIDREHGKSPKPKQSSTSGLLSGGTDAAIARDALEGMIETLSRTKDSIGRATRHAIECAKRGIADEIVELLIRKLESEANLHRRVDLLFLLDSITQCSHAQKGVAGSSYVPIVQAALPRILSAAAPPLAGARENRRQCLKVLRLWLQRKIMPEDVLRRYMVDIEVPNDDTSTGVLLRRPSRAERSVDDPIREMEDMLVDEYGSNTTFEFSGILSATVFETHEDLPRVNGSSPLISLQVERSGMPENKEIIAPDSVEEHMMVLESVTSDAVMQDAFVLPSNMQQTDGAVFIEHDLRQEVCSEEALTNHHELPPLPEGPPPLPFDSPPPPPLPEGPPPLPLESPPPPPPLPPSPPPATPPPPPLPLSPSSPPPPPPLPLPSGLPPHPAPPHPHPCIPPPVPPSPSSLGYQPAVSEYFRTPNGNQLTQVVGNSSIQGIGSTANFIPGGPVNAQASVNFVPSMPPDYGSNNGFMAQQASNGNYQFRPGVPFHQGTFSAFPSTQTPPVHPHNHHTHMNPMGQQPVPPSCNSYVVQSFPNSQSQYTSEEQWRMTSGNFSPDDHHNAWLPGGRPLSCSDGSFMQDGYPRSNIERSSMDPMSHQYPVLNHLPSGAPLPGHVVPQMLPARPDIHVLNCWRPSG; encoded by the exons ATGGCTCCCGCCGCTAAGCGGGGAGCCAAGGGCCAAAAGAAGTGGACCAGAGACCCGCAGCTCGGCGACCTCGTCCTCGCCAAGATCAAGGGCTTCCCTGCCTGGCCCGCCAAG GTGAGCAGGCCGGAGGACTGGGACCACGTGCCGACGCCACGCAAGTTCTTTGTCGTCTTCTTCGGCACCAAAGAGAT TGCTTTCGTAGCTTTGCCAGACCTTGTGCCATTTACAGAAGAGGTGAAGAATGATCTGGTAGATCGAGCTCGGGAGAAGCGTTTCCCAAAAAGACATATGAAAAGTATGGATGAAGCAGTCGTGCAGATATGCAAGGCCTATGATGAGCTGCCAAAATCATCTGGACCTGCCAATGGTCTGTTACCTGATGAAACTCTTGATCTGATTGAAAAAGCTACAGAGCACCTTGTGAAGTTGCCTGATGATGGCGAGACTCCAAAACTGGGACAAATGGAAGGTTATAGTTCTGTTGGCAACTTGAATACTGTAGTGCATGGTTCGGGAACTGAGGGGGATATGAAAGGTGGCCATGACAGAAAGGATTCTTTTCCAACAGCttctaaaaggaaaaaacctgcaggaaaggatTCTGACCATCCCAAGAAAAAGAAGTCTATCACGTCCAAGCCAGCTATCAACATGCGCCTTGAACAAGAGCGGTCACCAACCTCTCTGAGGCCAGAAGGAGAGGCTGAAGACCAACAAGATGGAAAAGAGTGCCACCCAACTGAAGCTTTAATTTTGGATCCTACAGTAGATGTAATCTGTGCTCTTGAAGTGCCAAAGAAATATAATTCTGAGAAGCAGTTGAAGAATTCTGAAAGGAATGAACTCAAGCGTGTTGATGTCGCTGGTATGTCTGGGATGACTTCTCCTAAGGCTCTAACTGATACTGTACCAAGCAATAGTGCTGACAAAGAGAGCAAAGGATTCAAGAAGTCAAAAATGGTGATGAAACAATCACTTACCAACAAATCAGAGAGAAGGGATTATGACAAAATAATGCTTGACAAGCCTAACAAGCGGTTGAGTGGAAAATCACCTGATGCCTTTTCTTCCGATAAGAAACCTCTGCCCGGTAGTGTGCAGTGCAAGCCAGAGGGTAGCATGGACATGCGTCTGGCAAAGAAGCCAAAACTGATGGACAAAGCCAATGAAACAGTCAAGACAGGGGCAAAGAATGAGCATAAGTTACCTGTTGATAATGAAAAGGATAAGGCTGTGAAAAGTGAGAAATCCACTTCGATGGGAGCTGGAAACAGCACAGTTCCTGAGATTGTAACCGGTGATGATAGGAAACGGAAATCAGGTATAGTTCTATCACCCCTACCAAGATCGCATTCTGATGGATTGGAACATGCACCTGGTTCCGCAACCAAGTTAAGTGTTCTTGGTGCTGCTAAGAAGGGCTCCAGCATGAGGGAGGATGGCTTACGTGGAAGGCCATTGGCAAAACCCAGGAGAAGAGCGTGCCGTTTTGatgaagacgaggaggaagaacagcGGACACCACCTCATAAAACTGTAGCCAAAACAATCTCCACGCATGTAGCCCCAACAGAGAAGACAGGTATTCGGAGGATTCCTTCATCACAAGTTGGGAATGTTTCTGCAAGAATGTCTGGTTTGGCAAGAAAAGAGAATCCTAGAAGTGTTGGGATGTCACCTGTGAAGCATGAGCCGTTATATTCACCAAGTCAAGAAAAAGTGCATATTAGACCACAGATGATGGGGAGAAAATCGGATACCAGCTCACTAGATTCCATTGCTGCTTTGGGTAACAAGATTAACCTGGCAGATCGCAAATCCTCTGGACAAGTAAGAATGCCAGCATCATCTGAAGTGAAGAAAATGCCAGCATCATCTGAAGTGAAGAAACCACAAGTTAGTTCTTCTAAAGTATTGCACCAGACATCTGGTAACTCCCATTCTCAAAGCCAGGCCGCATTAGAAAAGGATGTGCTTCTCTCTAAACCAGAAAATGCGAAGGCTAAACCTAAACCTAGCACACAAGTAGCTACATCGGTCGAGAATAGGTTAAGTGCCAGTTTGTCAGGTGAACGAATTGGGAAGCTAGATCACTCGAATGAGGACAG ATCAAATTTTGATGATAGAGCCGATTTTGCCGAACCTAATCCTGATTCTGTCAAGTCAATGAAGCATCTTATTGCAGCTGCTCAAGCAAGGAGAAACCTTCTTGCGTCTGCTCAAGGAAATTCTGATGGGACTTCTGCAGATAATGCTGTTCTTGCCTCCACACCATATGGCTTGCGTGGACTAAGTCCTAGTCCTGTTTTTAACACTCGATCTGCATCTGGAATTGTTATATCAGAGAGTGACCAATTTCAAGACTCCATCTGTGAACCTGGTCAGCGAGTTGATATGGAAAAGCCAGCAGAAATTGACCGCGAACATGGAAAGAGTCCAAAACCTAAGCAATCCAGTACCAGCGGTTTACTGAGTGGTGGTACAGATGCCGCAATTGCACGTGATGCCCTTGAGGGAATGATAGAGACACTATCGAGGACAAAGGATAGTATAGGTCGTGCTACACGTCATGCAATCGAGTGCGCGAAACGTGGCATTGCTGATGAG ATTGTCGAGCTTCTCATAAGGAAATTAGAGAGTGAGGCTAATTTGCATCGCAGAGTTgatctcctttttcttttggactCCATAACACAGTGTTCCCACGCTCAGAAAG GTGTTGCTGGGTCTTCATATGTTCCCATTGTTCAAGCTGCATTACCTCGTATTTTGAGTGCTGCCGCTCCACCTTTAGCCGGTGCTCGTGAAAACCGACGCCAGTGCCTCAAA GTTTTAAGATTGTGGCTACAGAGAAAGATTATGCCAGAAGATGTACTCCGTAGATACATGGTTGACATTGAGGTGCCAAATGATGATACAAGCACAGGTGTTCTGCTGAGGCGACCATCCCGAGCTGAACGTTCTGTAGACGATCCTATTAGGGAGATGGAAGACATGCTTGTTGATGAGTATGGAAG CAACACGACCTTTGAGTTCTCTGGTATTTTATCAGCAACTGTCTTTGAAACTCATGAAGATTTACCTCGAGTTAATGGATCATCGCCGCTTATTTCACTGCAAGTTGAAAGGTCTGGGATGccagaaaacaaagaaattatTGCTCCAGATTCTGTTGAGGAACACATGATGGTGCTAGAGAGTGTAACTAGTGATGCTGTAATGCAAGATGCTTTCGTTTTACCAAGCAACATGCAACAGACAGATGGAGCTGTCTTCATTGAACATGATTTAAGGCAGGAAGTTTGTTCAGAAGAGGCATTGACTAATCACCATGAGCTTCCCCCTCTACCTGAGGGCCCTCCACCACTTCCATTTGAttcaccacctccaccacctctACCCGAGGGCCCTCCACCACTTCCATTGGAATCACCaccccccccacccccttTGCCCCCTTCTCCACCCCCCGCtacaccaccaccgccaccgctgccgcttTCACCATCttcgccacctccgccgccacccctaCCACTGCCATCTGGGCTACCTCCACACCCTGCTCCACCACATCCTCATCCTTGTATCCCACCACCTGTTCCGCCATCTCCATCATCATTGGGTTATCAGCCTGCTGTGTCAGAATATTTCAGGACTCCCAAT GGTAACCAACTAACCCAAGTTGTGGGAAATTCATCAATTCAAGGTATTGGAAGTACGGCAAACTTCATTCCTGGTGGACCAGTGAATGCACAAGCTTCAGTCAATTTCGTCCCATCAATGCCACCTGATTATGGAAGTAATAATGGCTTTATGGCACAACAAGCTTCTAACGGTAATTATCAGTTTCGGCCTGGTGTACCTTTTCATCAAGGGACTTTCAGTGCTTTCCCTTCGACACAAACACCACCCGTTCATCCCCACAATCATCACACACACATGAACCCCATGGGACAACAACCTGTACCACCTTCGTGCAATTCTTATGTTGTACAGTCCTTCCCAAATAGTCAAAGCCAGTATACATCTGAAGAACAGTGGCGAATGACATCTGGTAACTTCAGTCCAGATGACCACCACAATGCTTGGTTACCAGGTGGCAGGCCATTATCCTGCTCAGACGGTTCATTCATGCAGGATG GATATCCAAGGTCCAACATTGAGAGATCTTCAATGGATCCGATGAGTCATCAGTATCCTGTACTCAACCATTTGCCATCTGGAGCACCGCTTCCAG gCCATGTTGTTCCCCAGATGCTGCCAGCCCGGCCTGATATCCATGTTCTTAATTGCTGGAGGCCTTCTGGGTGA